In the genome of Bacillus sp. S3, one region contains:
- a CDS encoding ABC transporter substrate-binding protein has protein sequence MTHSITDHLGRRVNIPAVPKRIISICPAITETLFALGLENEIVGRTKYCIFPKGIVDEVAVVGGTKEVNVETIRNLQADLILAEKEENTEEIVLALEKIAPVFVLEVQKIEESYRLIETLGLLTNRQQAASRLITSCKASFPVRADKQNLNAAYVIWRKPYMVVGGTTYINDVLHTLGFQNPFETGESRYPTVTKEELAAAKLDVLLLASEPFPFQEKHIAEFQSFLPNTKIVLVDGEMFWNGAKMLEAGPYLEKLKKEI, from the coding sequence ATGACACATTCAATAACTGATCATCTTGGTAGACGGGTGAATATTCCGGCTGTGCCCAAGCGGATTATTTCCATTTGTCCAGCAATTACGGAGACACTCTTTGCCTTAGGCCTGGAGAATGAAATAGTTGGCCGGACAAAATATTGCATTTTTCCAAAAGGGATCGTTGATGAAGTAGCAGTCGTCGGCGGTACAAAAGAAGTAAACGTGGAAACAATTCGTAATTTACAAGCGGATCTTATTCTAGCCGAAAAAGAAGAAAACACCGAAGAAATTGTACTTGCACTTGAAAAAATTGCTCCAGTTTTTGTTTTGGAAGTACAAAAAATTGAGGAATCCTACCGACTGATCGAAACGCTGGGGTTATTAACAAATAGACAACAGGCAGCTAGCCGCCTCATCACATCCTGCAAAGCATCCTTCCCTGTTCGTGCAGACAAGCAGAATCTAAACGCCGCCTATGTTATTTGGCGAAAACCATATATGGTAGTGGGAGGGACGACATACATTAATGATGTCTTGCACACACTTGGTTTCCAAAACCCCTTTGAAACGGGAGAATCCAGGTATCCAACGGTTACAAAAGAGGAACTTGCAGCTGCGAAACTTGATGTGCTTCTGCTTGCTTCCGAACCATTTCCCTTTCAAGAAAAACATATTGCAGAATTTCAATCGTTTCTACCAAATACAAAAATCGTTTTAGTGGATGGCGAGATGTTTTGGAACGGAGCGAAAATGCTGGAAGCAGGGCCTTACTTAGAAAAATTAAAAAAAGAAATATGA
- a CDS encoding TetR/AcrR family transcriptional regulator translates to MTQSKTDPRVLRTRKLIMDSFIELSGNKEFKDITVKDITTEAMINRATFYYHFEDIYDLLEKVLSEVLLVNLNYDFYQDDELNEEAFVRLFTAITNFQKSLSNRCHRGYEDTIARIIREQLEIIFYKLLLKQNNTEEDEALKITAVILSWGIYGASVEWRRNSKKIPPEEFIKSAIPYIISGIDFGSKN, encoded by the coding sequence ATGACTCAATCAAAGACGGACCCACGAGTACTAAGGACTCGCAAATTAATTATGGATTCTTTCATTGAACTTTCAGGGAATAAGGAATTTAAGGATATTACCGTTAAGGATATTACAACTGAGGCGATGATTAATCGTGCCACATTTTATTATCATTTTGAAGATATATATGATTTATTAGAGAAGGTATTATCAGAAGTATTGTTAGTTAATTTGAATTATGATTTCTACCAGGATGACGAACTTAATGAAGAAGCTTTCGTTAGGCTCTTCACTGCTATCACAAATTTTCAAAAGTCATTGTCCAATCGCTGCCATAGGGGTTACGAAGATACCATTGCCCGTATTATTAGGGAACAGCTCGAAATCATTTTTTACAAACTGTTGTTAAAACAAAATAACACGGAAGAGGACGAAGCTCTAAAGATTACTGCTGTCATATTAAGCTGGGGAATTTACGGGGCTTCTGTAGAATGGCGAAGAAATAGTAAAAAGATACCACCGGAAGAATTTATCAAATCAGCCATTCCTTATATCATTTCTGGGATTGATTTTGGTTCTAAAAACTAA
- a CDS encoding DsbA family protein, translated as MMCDLETGVCGVAGEEGMEVIDFNQPKKSINLYYVTDPICSHCWAIEPVLRRFVEQYGDYFNFHTVMGGLLEKWHDGPIDPANGIYKPADVAGHWREVGEYSRMPIDGSLMIDNPVQSSYPPSRVFKVIQKNHNEKTAFDYLRRAREALFAFNQNISDKSVMIEIVNNLGLDGEAIVNEAEQPIGQQLLNEDFALARSLGVRGFPSIIMINEENKGVKIGGGRPFESYVDGLKQVLNLEELKPKQQPSLSSLLEKEKLLFSKEIEVMYDVEQSDVTSFIEKELLPDRYQVKEILGELYFTTTK; from the coding sequence ATGATGTGTGATTTAGAAACAGGTGTCTGTGGAGTAGCTGGAGAAGAGGGTATGGAAGTTATTGATTTTAATCAACCAAAAAAATCGATTAATCTTTATTATGTGACGGATCCTATTTGTTCGCATTGCTGGGCAATTGAACCGGTGCTTCGTCGATTTGTAGAGCAGTATGGAGACTATTTTAACTTTCATACGGTTATGGGTGGTTTGCTGGAAAAATGGCATGACGGACCAATCGATCCTGCAAACGGAATTTATAAACCAGCTGACGTTGCTGGTCACTGGAGAGAAGTAGGAGAATATTCAAGAATGCCAATTGATGGGTCGTTAATGATTGATAATCCAGTTCAATCCTCCTACCCACCCTCTCGTGTATTTAAGGTAATTCAAAAAAATCACAATGAGAAAACGGCATTTGACTATTTGCGCCGTGCAAGAGAAGCGCTTTTCGCCTTCAATCAAAACATTTCAGATAAATCCGTTATGATAGAAATCGTAAATAACCTGGGTCTTGATGGAGAAGCCATTGTAAATGAAGCGGAGCAGCCAATCGGACAACAATTATTGAATGAAGATTTTGCTCTTGCCAGAAGCTTAGGTGTCAGAGGATTTCCAAGCATTATCATGATCAATGAGGAAAATAAAGGCGTAAAAATCGGTGGCGGGCGTCCGTTTGAATCCTATGTTGACGGATTAAAACAAGTTTTAAATCTGGAAGAGCTTAAGCCAAAACAACAACCATCTCTTTCTAGCTTGCTGGAAAAAGAAAAACTTTTATTTTCTAAAGAAATTGAAGTCATGTACGATGTGGAACAATCAGATGTTACCTCGTTTATTGAAAAAGAGCTTCTACCAGATCGTTATCAAGTGAAGGAAATTCTAGGAGAACTCTATTTTACAACTACTAAATAA
- a CDS encoding M55 family metallopeptidase, which produces MKLYMSVDMEGITGMVDHTQVDSGKHNYERSRIIMTDEANHVITAAFESGCNEVVVNDSHSKMNNLLIERLHPETQLITGDVKPFSMVQGLDASFHGAAFVGYHARAALKGVMSHSMIFGVRNMYINDVAVGELGFNAYVAGYYDVPLLMVAGDDRAAFEAEQLIPGVTTAIVKESISRSAVKSLTPTKAGQLLREKTAIALKNRDKVRPLTPPDRPLLSIEFTNYGEAEWAHLMPGTEIVPETTIVRFQAKDILEAYQAMLVMTEMAMRTTFC; this is translated from the coding sequence ATGAAATTATATATGTCGGTTGACATGGAAGGAATTACAGGGATGGTTGACCACACTCAAGTTGATTCCGGTAAGCATAATTATGAACGAAGCCGTATTATTATGACGGATGAAGCGAATCATGTCATAACAGCAGCCTTTGAATCAGGGTGTAATGAGGTAGTAGTAAATGATAGCCATTCTAAAATGAACAATCTATTAATTGAGAGGCTTCACCCTGAGACACAATTAATTACCGGTGATGTGAAACCGTTTTCAATGGTGCAAGGATTAGATGCATCATTTCATGGAGCGGCATTTGTTGGCTACCATGCTCGCGCAGCACTAAAAGGGGTCATGTCACATTCAATGATCTTTGGTGTCCGCAATATGTATATTAATGATGTAGCGGTGGGCGAACTTGGATTTAACGCCTATGTCGCAGGATATTACGATGTACCGCTGCTGATGGTTGCTGGTGATGACCGTGCTGCATTTGAAGCAGAGCAGTTGATCCCGGGTGTGACAACGGCAATTGTAAAAGAATCCATCTCAAGGTCCGCAGTCAAATCGTTAACACCCACTAAAGCTGGGCAGCTTCTCCGTGAAAAAACGGCTATTGCACTAAAAAATAGAGATAAAGTGAGACCGCTTACACCGCCGGACCGCCCACTTCTATCAATTGAATTTACCAACTATGGAGAAGCGGAATGGGCTCATTTAATGCCCGGCACAGAAATTGTCCCAGAAACAACCATTGTTCGTTTTCAAGCAAAAGACATTTTGGAAGCCTATCAAGCAATGCTCGTAATGACGGAAATGGCGATGAGAACTACATTCTGTTAG
- a CDS encoding ABC transporter permease, with product MNSYFIKRFAAMIITLWLIITATFFLMHSVPGSPFNEERTTNEAVQKNLEAYYQLDKPLIVQYGNYLAALVKLDLGPSIKKSSQTVNDMLGRGFPVSFELGFYTLLVAIFSGILLGVLAALRHNGILDYVAMSIAVIGISIPNFVMATFLIEELAVRFPIFPVATWSSPKHMVLPILALATGPMAIIARLTRTSMLEVLTQDYIKTAKAKGLSPVKIVFKHALRNALLPVVTVLGSLAASILTGTFVIEKIFAIPGMGKYFVDSINTRDYPVIMGTTVFYSAILILMLLIVDLAYGVLDPRIKLHKKEAK from the coding sequence ATGAATTCATATTTCATTAAACGTTTTGCAGCGATGATTATCACGTTATGGCTCATCATTACAGCAACATTTTTCTTAATGCATTCGGTACCAGGTTCACCATTTAATGAGGAACGAACAACCAATGAAGCAGTCCAGAAGAACCTCGAAGCCTATTACCAACTGGATAAACCGCTCATCGTCCAATATGGAAATTACTTAGCGGCACTTGTGAAATTAGACCTTGGCCCGTCCATTAAAAAATCATCACAGACCGTTAACGACATGCTGGGCAGAGGATTTCCGGTATCATTTGAACTTGGCTTTTATACACTTTTAGTTGCAATATTTTCAGGGATATTACTCGGAGTGCTTGCTGCCCTTCGACATAATGGAATTCTCGACTATGTGGCGATGAGTATTGCTGTAATCGGAATTTCGATACCGAACTTTGTTATGGCAACTTTTTTGATTGAGGAATTGGCGGTCAGATTTCCAATATTTCCTGTCGCTACATGGTCTAGCCCGAAACATATGGTATTGCCGATTTTGGCATTGGCAACAGGACCAATGGCGATTATCGCCCGCTTAACTCGCACATCTATGCTGGAAGTATTAACGCAAGATTACATAAAAACGGCAAAAGCAAAGGGATTGTCCCCAGTTAAAATTGTGTTCAAGCATGCCTTAAGAAATGCGCTATTGCCGGTTGTTACCGTTTTGGGTTCATTAGCGGCAAGTATCTTAACAGGGACATTTGTTATTGAAAAAATATTCGCAATCCCGGGGATGGGAAAATACTTTGTTGATAGTATCAATACGCGGGATTATCCCGTCATTATGGGAACAACGGTCTTTTATAGTGCCATTTTAATCCTAATGCTGTTAATCGTCGATCTCGCATACGGGGTATTGGATCCAAGAATAAAACTGCATAAAAAGGAGGCGAAATAA
- a CDS encoding ABC transporter permease gives MELRKHENRNISPDVPDEWFVPKARNQTAAEAVIRPSLSYWKDSWLRLLKNKLAMAGLVFLALLTLLAIFGPMISPHSVEKQSLTLQNLPPSSEYWFGTDDLGRDVFTRTCYGARISLFVGLMAALIDFIIGVVYGGFSGYKGGRTDNLMMRFVEILYGLPYLLVVILVMVVIGPGLTTIILALSITGWVGMARIVRGQVLQIKNFEFVLASKTFGTKTARIIRKNLLPNTMGPIIVQMTLTIPSAIFAEAFLSFIGLGIQAPHASWGVMANDGLSTILSGYWWRLFFPTLFISLTMFAFNVLGDGLQDALDPKLRR, from the coding sequence ATGGAACTACGAAAACATGAAAACAGAAATATTTCGCCAGATGTTCCAGATGAATGGTTTGTTCCTAAAGCACGAAATCAAACAGCTGCAGAAGCAGTCATAAGACCTAGCTTGTCTTACTGGAAGGATTCATGGCTCAGGCTGTTAAAAAATAAATTAGCGATGGCCGGCTTAGTTTTCTTAGCCTTACTAACTTTATTGGCCATTTTCGGACCGATGATTTCACCACATTCCGTGGAAAAACAATCGTTAACACTGCAGAATTTGCCTCCATCAAGCGAATATTGGTTTGGGACGGATGATTTAGGGCGAGACGTGTTTACGAGAACATGTTATGGTGCGCGAATATCATTATTTGTTGGATTAATGGCTGCCCTCATTGACTTTATAATTGGTGTTGTTTATGGCGGTTTTTCCGGTTACAAAGGCGGCCGGACCGATAACTTGATGATGAGATTTGTGGAAATCCTATATGGCCTTCCGTATTTATTAGTTGTCATTTTAGTTATGGTCGTGATTGGACCGGGATTAACCACCATCATTCTAGCCTTGTCCATAACCGGCTGGGTCGGGATGGCAAGGATTGTGCGCGGGCAAGTCTTGCAAATTAAAAACTTTGAATTTGTTTTGGCATCGAAAACGTTTGGGACAAAAACAGCACGAATTATCCGGAAAAATCTGCTGCCAAATACAATGGGTCCTATAATTGTCCAGATGACGCTAACGATCCCGTCTGCTATTTTTGCAGAAGCATTTTTAAGCTTCATCGGTCTGGGAATTCAAGCTCCGCATGCAAGCTGGGGGGTAATGGCTAATGATGGCTTATCTACTATTCTATCAGGATACTGGTGGCGTTTGTTCTTTCCAACATTGTTCATTTCCTTAACAATGTTCGCGTTTAATGTTTTAGGTGATGGATTGCAGGATGCCCTTGATCCGAAGCTTAGGAGGTAA
- a CDS encoding ABC transporter ATP-binding protein → MEKILQVKDLHVSFSTYGGEVNAVRGVSFDLHKGETLAIVGESGCGKSVTSQSIMRLIPTPPGRITGGEVLFQGMDLMKLKEPELRKLRGANISMIFQDPMTALNPTMTIGEQIMEGIIQHEKVTRGKAKEAAIEMLTLVGIPSPEQRLKQYPHQFSGGMRQRIVIAMALVCQPDVLIADEPTTALDVTIQAQILELFRDIQKKTGVSIILITHDLGVVAQVADRVAVMYAGKIVELGTRREIFYQPQHPYTKGLLQSVPRLDMEKEELVPIPGTPPDLFSPPVGCAFSARCPYVMEVCDKVYPFKTHLSSNHQVDCWLQDERAKKLVSTFV, encoded by the coding sequence ATGGAGAAAATTCTACAAGTGAAGGATTTACACGTATCCTTTTCAACCTATGGCGGTGAAGTAAATGCTGTTCGCGGTGTCAGTTTTGATTTACATAAAGGTGAAACATTAGCGATTGTTGGGGAATCTGGCTGTGGGAAAAGTGTAACTTCTCAAAGTATTATGAGACTTATTCCCACTCCTCCCGGAAGAATAACGGGCGGAGAAGTCCTTTTCCAAGGCATGGATTTAATGAAGTTAAAAGAACCGGAACTGCGGAAACTTCGCGGTGCCAATATTTCGATGATTTTTCAAGATCCAATGACCGCTTTAAATCCAACGATGACAATTGGTGAGCAAATCATGGAAGGAATTATCCAGCATGAAAAGGTCACAAGAGGCAAGGCAAAAGAAGCAGCAATTGAAATGCTTACACTTGTGGGTATTCCAAGTCCTGAACAACGGTTAAAACAATACCCTCATCAGTTTAGCGGCGGGATGCGGCAGCGAATAGTCATTGCTATGGCACTTGTGTGCCAGCCGGATGTATTAATTGCCGATGAACCGACAACCGCGCTTGATGTTACAATACAAGCACAAATTTTGGAGTTATTTAGAGATATCCAAAAGAAAACAGGGGTATCCATCATTCTTATCACCCATGATTTGGGTGTAGTCGCACAGGTTGCCGACCGAGTTGCCGTTATGTATGCGGGAAAAATCGTTGAATTAGGGACAAGGCGGGAAATTTTTTATCAACCGCAGCATCCATATACGAAGGGATTACTTCAGTCCGTGCCGCGCCTGGACATGGAAAAGGAGGAACTTGTTCCGATCCCTGGAACACCGCCGGACTTATTTTCCCCGCCGGTTGGATGTGCCTTTTCAGCACGCTGTCCATATGTGATGGAAGTTTGTGATAAAGTCTACCCATTTAAAACCCATCTTAGCAGCAACCACCAAGTGGATTGCTGGCTGCAGGATGAACGAGCTAAAAAATTGGTTTCAACATTTGTTTAA
- a CDS encoding peptide ABC transporter substrate-binding protein, translating to MKKLMTLLITSLLVFALAACTANKDAGSEPKKDDGKGKSKEKVEKVLYLNNSQEPTSWDPAIGFDAVSWNSLNNIMEGLTRLDENHEPKAATAEKWEVSEDGKTYTFHIRENAKWSNGDDLTAGDFVFAWKRLLDPKTGSSAAFLGYFIEGGEAFNTEQGTADDVKVKAVDEKTFEVTLTSPQAYFLSVIANPAFFPINEKVAAANPNWFAEASSFVGNGPFNLTEWNHDSDFTITKNEKYWDAKNVKLDKVHWAMVDDPNTEYQMYKTGELDTSDVPAELADQLFKEGDVKVEDQAGEYFYRFNLTKEPFQNENIRKAFAMAVNQKQMVELVTKNQEKPAYGFVSYGFKDAEGKDFRKTSGDLIKTDVEKAKELLKKGMEEEKYTELPEVTLTYSTSDTHKKIAEALQQMFKENLGVDVKLANMESSVFATDQKALKFQLSRSSFLADYADPINFLENFITGSPMNRTGWSNAEFDKLIKDAKNEKDEKKRFDMMYQAEKILFDAAPIIPIHFYNQVYLQNKDVTGIVRHPVGYLELKWADKK from the coding sequence ATGAAAAAGTTAATGACATTGTTGATCACTTCTTTGCTTGTATTTGCTTTAGCAGCATGTACAGCAAACAAGGATGCAGGAAGTGAACCGAAAAAAGACGATGGAAAAGGAAAGTCTAAGGAAAAGGTAGAAAAAGTCCTATACCTTAATAACAGCCAAGAGCCAACCTCTTGGGATCCGGCCATTGGATTCGATGCCGTTTCTTGGAATTCTTTGAACAACATTATGGAAGGTCTGACCCGTTTGGATGAGAACCATGAACCAAAAGCTGCAACAGCTGAAAAATGGGAAGTATCTGAGGATGGTAAAACCTATACCTTCCATATTCGTGAGAATGCGAAATGGTCAAATGGTGATGATCTGACTGCGGGTGATTTCGTTTTTGCCTGGAAACGTCTATTAGATCCGAAAACAGGATCTTCTGCAGCATTCTTGGGCTATTTTATTGAAGGCGGCGAAGCATTTAACACGGAACAAGGGACTGCTGATGATGTGAAGGTAAAAGCTGTCGATGAAAAGACGTTTGAAGTAACATTGACGAGTCCACAAGCCTATTTCTTAAGCGTCATTGCCAATCCTGCCTTTTTCCCAATTAATGAAAAAGTGGCAGCGGCCAATCCAAATTGGTTTGCTGAAGCAAGCTCATTCGTGGGGAATGGTCCTTTCAATTTAACGGAGTGGAACCATGATAGTGATTTCACCATTACTAAAAATGAAAAGTATTGGGATGCGAAAAATGTAAAATTGGATAAGGTGCATTGGGCGATGGTTGATGACCCAAATACAGAATATCAAATGTACAAGACTGGTGAGTTAGATACGTCTGATGTTCCTGCCGAACTAGCAGATCAGTTGTTTAAAGAAGGGGACGTGAAGGTTGAAGATCAAGCGGGTGAATATTTCTACCGTTTTAATCTTACAAAAGAACCTTTCCAAAACGAGAATATCCGCAAGGCATTCGCGATGGCAGTTAACCAAAAACAAATGGTTGAACTTGTAACAAAAAATCAGGAAAAACCTGCCTATGGGTTTGTCTCCTACGGATTTAAGGATGCTGAAGGTAAGGACTTCCGTAAAACAAGTGGTGACCTTATTAAAACAGATGTAGAAAAAGCAAAGGAACTTTTGAAAAAGGGTATGGAAGAGGAGAAATACACGGAACTACCGGAAGTAACTCTTACTTACAGCACAAGCGATACACATAAGAAAATCGCTGAAGCCTTACAGCAAATGTTTAAAGAGAATTTAGGTGTCGATGTGAAGCTTGCCAATATGGAAAGCAGCGTATTTGCTACCGATCAAAAAGCATTAAAATTCCAGTTATCACGCAGCTCATTCCTTGCTGACTATGCAGACCCAATCAACTTCTTAGAAAACTTTATTACGGGATCTCCAATGAACCGCACTGGGTGGAGCAATGCTGAATTTGATAAATTAATTAAAGATGCAAAAAATGAAAAGGATGAAAAGAAACGCTTCGATATGATGTATCAAGCTGAAAAGATTTTATTCGATGCAGCACCAATCATTCCAATTCACTTCTATAATCAAGTATATTTACAAAATAAGGATGTAACAGGCATCGTTCGTCATCCAGTTGGATATTTAGAATTAAAATGGGCAGATAAGAAATAA
- a CDS encoding LD-carboxypeptidase, translating into MNAVKPYRLKKGDIVGVIAPASPPNRENLERGIDFLKDLGLKVKVGSHVSRINGYLAGSDQERLGDFHDMFSDPEVKAIICACGGFGTGRMAGQIDYDLIKKNPKIFWGYSDITFLHTAIRQQSDLVTFHGPMLASDMGKEDTHPLSKERFLQLFEPAPFVYTEQISPLEVLVEGEAKGEIVGGNLSLLVSTLGTAYEIDTKGKLLLIEDVNEEPRSVDRMLNQLYLAGKLEDTCGILIGDFCDCTPKRDLSLSLEEVITYYVQLAQKPAMRGFMIGHCNPHISIPLGVQAYMNTYEKKLIVDSGIL; encoded by the coding sequence ATGAATGCAGTAAAGCCATATCGGCTTAAAAAGGGTGATATTGTTGGGGTCATTGCCCCGGCAAGCCCGCCGAACCGGGAAAATCTAGAGCGGGGCATAGATTTTTTGAAGGATTTAGGACTAAAAGTTAAGGTTGGCAGCCATGTTTCCCGAATAAATGGTTATTTAGCCGGGTCCGATCAAGAAAGACTTGGAGATTTCCATGACATGTTCAGCGATCCAGAGGTTAAAGCCATCATTTGTGCCTGCGGCGGTTTTGGAACAGGAAGAATGGCTGGCCAAATTGACTACGACCTGATTAAAAAGAATCCCAAAATTTTTTGGGGCTACAGTGATATTACTTTTTTACATACGGCCATTCGGCAGCAATCGGACCTAGTCACCTTTCATGGACCGATGCTGGCTTCAGATATGGGGAAAGAGGATACACACCCATTATCAAAAGAAAGATTTTTGCAATTATTTGAACCTGCCCCTTTTGTCTATACGGAACAAATCTCTCCGTTGGAAGTTTTAGTAGAGGGTGAAGCAAAGGGAGAAATTGTGGGAGGAAATTTGTCGCTTCTAGTCAGTACGCTCGGAACAGCGTATGAAATAGATACAAAGGGTAAGCTGCTGCTAATCGAAGATGTGAATGAAGAGCCTCGGTCTGTTGACCGGATGCTCAATCAGCTTTATTTGGCTGGAAAGTTAGAGGATACTTGCGGCATTCTGATTGGAGACTTTTGTGATTGCACACCAAAAAGGGATCTTTCCTTATCGCTCGAGGAGGTCATCACGTATTATGTTCAACTTGCACAAAAGCCGGCAATGCGGGGATTCATGATTGGTCATTGTAACCCTCATATTTCTATTCCATTAGGTGTGCAAGCCTACATGAATACGTACGAAAAAAAATTAATTGTCGATAGCGGCATCTTGTAA
- a CDS encoding dipeptide epimerase: MIIEQIETFRVAVPLHKPFKTALRTVTTAESIFVKITCDNGIVGWGEAPPTIVITGDSLSSIESAIHNTIKPFLHKKNLFQYEVIFQGLKTLMVGNPSPKAAVDMAIYDCLSQFCNLPLYQFLGGHKKEMETDFTVSVNGPEEMGEDAISYIQKGFNVLKVKVGKDDIAADLERIKEIRRRVGKDIKIRLDANQGWTAKDAICAIRKMEDLDLRIELVEQPVKADDIDGLKQVTDAVDTLIMADESVFTPKQAFQVLKTRSADLINIKLMKAGGIYQAQIINHLAETCGVECMVGSMIETRLGITAAAHFAASKQNITRFDFDAPLMLAKEIVEGGVQYNSRLITMPEAPGLGIKSIDIKGGVLFG; the protein is encoded by the coding sequence ATGATTATAGAGCAAATTGAAACATTCCGAGTCGCTGTTCCCTTGCATAAGCCGTTTAAAACGGCTCTCCGAACCGTGACGACAGCTGAGTCCATTTTTGTGAAAATTACCTGCGATAATGGAATCGTTGGCTGGGGTGAAGCACCTCCTACTATTGTCATTACAGGAGACAGTCTCTCGAGTATAGAATCTGCCATCCACAATACGATCAAGCCATTTTTACATAAAAAAAACCTGTTTCAATATGAGGTGATTTTTCAGGGATTAAAGACACTTATGGTCGGAAATCCGAGTCCAAAAGCTGCTGTGGATATGGCTATTTATGATTGTTTATCCCAATTTTGTAATCTGCCGCTCTATCAATTTCTCGGCGGACATAAAAAGGAAATGGAAACAGACTTTACCGTTAGCGTGAATGGGCCTGAGGAAATGGGCGAGGATGCTATTTCATATATCCAAAAAGGATTTAATGTCCTTAAGGTCAAGGTAGGGAAGGATGATATTGCTGCCGATTTGGAGCGAATCAAGGAGATTAGAAGGCGAGTAGGGAAGGATATTAAAATCCGCCTGGATGCAAATCAGGGCTGGACAGCGAAGGATGCCATCTGCGCCATCCGTAAAATGGAGGACCTTGATTTACGAATTGAACTTGTGGAGCAGCCTGTCAAGGCAGACGATATTGATGGTCTGAAGCAGGTAACGGATGCAGTGGATACGCTGATTATGGCCGATGAAAGTGTGTTTACACCGAAACAAGCCTTTCAAGTTTTAAAAACAAGGAGTGCCGATTTAATTAATATTAAGCTGATGAAGGCGGGCGGCATTTATCAAGCTCAAATCATCAACCATCTTGCTGAAACGTGCGGTGTGGAGTGTATGGTCGGCAGTATGATTGAAACCCGGCTTGGTATTACAGCAGCTGCTCACTTTGCTGCCAGTAAGCAAAATATTACTCGTTTTGACTTTGATGCACCGTTAATGCTAGCAAAGGAAATAGTTGAAGGCGGAGTCCAATATAATAGTAGATTAATAACAATGCCTGAGGCCCCAGGCCTTGGGATTAAGTCGATTGACATTAAAGGGGGAGTTTTATTTGGTTAA
- a CDS encoding C40 family peptidase produces the protein MVKWIVNVPVATVWTSVDSPREIDYAAVTNPVSMDTWLDGLTYETRLGLCDQNLVQTQLLYGEEVLITEENNDWAHVIIPSQSTSKETRGYPGWVPKAQLVEAADGWNITDGPVAIVTSRKAMLDKENHQSGLEISYLTVLPFLYEKEGKIFVQTPDGTGVLDAKDVVVTDSPAKGDGQAIVSAGEQFLHLPYLWGGMSSYGYDCSGFSYSMCKANGYVIPRDASDQAAAGKKVEIGAIEPGDLLFFAYEEGRGRIHHVGIYYGDGKLLHSPNTGKTVEIIPLEGTIYEQELCAARRYWGETEE, from the coding sequence TTGGTTAAATGGATTGTAAATGTGCCAGTAGCAACCGTTTGGACGTCTGTTGATTCACCACGAGAAATTGACTATGCTGCCGTAACGAACCCCGTTTCGATGGATACGTGGTTAGATGGATTAACGTATGAAACCAGGCTGGGATTGTGCGATCAAAACCTTGTTCAAACGCAGCTATTATATGGTGAAGAAGTGTTGATTACCGAGGAAAATAATGATTGGGCACATGTCATCATTCCAAGTCAGTCAACCTCTAAGGAGACGCGGGGCTATCCGGGCTGGGTTCCGAAAGCTCAGTTAGTGGAAGCGGCTGATGGCTGGAATATAACAGATGGCCCTGTCGCGATTGTGACAAGCCGAAAGGCAATGCTGGATAAAGAGAATCATCAATCGGGTTTAGAAATTTCCTATTTAACAGTTTTGCCCTTCTTATACGAAAAGGAAGGGAAGATTTTCGTTCAAACCCCTGATGGGACGGGGGTGCTGGATGCGAAGGATGTTGTTGTCACTGATTCTCCAGCCAAGGGAGATGGCCAGGCAATCGTATCCGCTGGTGAGCAGTTTCTTCATTTACCCTATTTGTGGGGCGGGATGAGCAGTTATGGCTATGATTGCTCAGGGTTTAGTTACTCGATGTGTAAGGCAAATGGGTATGTGATCCCACGCGATGCCTCCGACCAAGCAGCCGCTGGTAAAAAAGTCGAAATAGGAGCGATTGAACCAGGTGATTTATTATTTTTTGCCTATGAAGAAGGAAGAGGGAGGATCCACCATGTTGGCATTTATTATGGAGATGGAAAATTACTGCACTCCCCAAATACCGGCAAAACAGTGGAAATTATTCCTTTAGAAGGAACGATATACGAGCAAGAACTATGTGCAGCAAGACGCTATTGGGGTGAGACGGAGGAATAA